TGTTCGACTCGGCTTGCGGCTCGCGGGCGATCTCGTTATAAGTCTCGGCACTTTTAGTGACAAGTCGTTGTACGCCGACCATGAGCCAAACCGAACCGCTAGACCAAGATCCCGTGTTCCAGCTGAAGGGCAGCATGCTCGCCATTACGGTGCTGGAACTGGCCCGTAACGACCTGGAAGGTCTTGACCGGCAGTTGGCGGCGAAAGTCGCCCAGGCCCCGAATTTTTTCAGCAACGCCCCGCTGGTGCTGGCGTTGGACAAACTGCCGGCCGGCGAAGGCTCGGTGGATTTGCCAGGCCTGATGCGCGTTTGCCGCCAGCATGGCCTGCGCACCCTGGCGATCCGCGCCAGCCGCATCGAAGACATCGCCGCCGCCATCGCCGTGGACATTCCGGTGCTGCCGCCCTCCGGTGCCCGCGAACGCGTGCTGGAGCTGAGCCCGGCCGAACCGAAAAAGCCGGAAAAACCGCCAGAGCCCACCGTCAAGCCCACTCGAATCATCACCTCACCGGTGCGCGGCGGACAGCAGATCTACGCCCAGGGTGGCGATCTGGTCATCGTGTCCTCGGTCAGCCCGGGCGCGGAACTTCTGGCCGATGGCAACATCCATGTATACGGCCCGATGCGCGGCCGAGCGCTGGCCGGTGTCAAGGGCGACACCAAGGCGAGGATTTTTTGTCAGCAGTTGAGCGCGGAACTGGTCTCCATCGCTGGGCATTACAAGGTTTCCGAGGATTTGCGGCGCGACCCGTTGTGGGGGGCCGGCGTCCAGATCAGCCTTT
The Pseudomonas marvdashtae genome window above contains:
- the minC gene encoding septum site-determining protein MinC, with product MSQTEPLDQDPVFQLKGSMLAITVLELARNDLEGLDRQLAAKVAQAPNFFSNAPLVLALDKLPAGEGSVDLPGLMRVCRQHGLRTLAIRASRIEDIAAAIAVDIPVLPPSGARERVLELSPAEPKKPEKPPEPTVKPTRIITSPVRGGQQIYAQGGDLVIVSSVSPGAELLADGNIHVYGPMRGRALAGVKGDTKARIFCQQLSAELVSIAGHYKVSEDLRRDPLWGAGVQISLSGDVLNIIRL